The following proteins are encoded in a genomic region of uncultured Ilyobacter sp.:
- a CDS encoding alpha/beta hydrolase, translated as MSSYRVILIHGYNKTEKDMHILGEYLAELDYKVEYLNLPLLFEEIEHSVSHLKEFLFSLQRSGVNKREEIILIGHSTGGLVIRGALSDKRIRRIVDKVVLIASPNMGCKLANLAKKYLPFMSKIFKTLKSLESENMEKINVYKGRGVDIAAIAGSESNLFLGRFLNDKNDGRIEVDEVIMGGLKDFLILPLGHKEIHKRIGTATYINNFIKRSSFYVD; from the coding sequence ATGAGTAGTTACAGAGTTATTCTAATACATGGATATAATAAAACTGAAAAAGATATGCATATCCTTGGAGAGTATTTGGCAGAGCTTGATTATAAAGTGGAATATCTTAATCTGCCTCTCCTATTTGAAGAGATAGAGCATTCCGTATCTCATCTCAAGGAATTTTTATTCAGCCTTCAGAGGAGCGGGGTGAATAAAAGAGAGGAGATAATCCTAATAGGCCACAGTACAGGGGGCCTTGTGATAAGAGGGGCTCTCAGTGATAAAAGAATAAGACGGATAGTAGACAAGGTAGTTTTAATAGCCTCTCCTAATATGGGATGCAAACTTGCTAATCTGGCAAAAAAATATCTTCCATTTATGAGTAAAATATTTAAAACCTTGAAATCTCTTGAAAGTGAAAACATGGAAAAAATTAATGTTTATAAAGGAAGAGGGGTTGATATCGCAGCCATTGCAGGAAGTGAGTCCAATCTTTTTTTAGGGCGATTTTTAAATGATAAAAATGATGGCCGTATAGAGGTTGACGAAGTTATAATGGGAGGGTTAAAAGATTTTTTGATACTTCCACTAGGGCATAAAGAGATACATAAAAGAATAGGAACGGCTACTTATATAAATAATTTTATAAAAAGAAGTAGTTTCTATGTAGATTGA
- a CDS encoding GIY-YIG nuclease family protein gives MFFIYAIIFPNKKKYIGLTTDFKQRKYTHINNAHKGVNNPLYNAIRDWGIKNLKWEILEQLESRSEAFIKELDYIKTFDTTSITYGYNTKGLKDFERTNNRKIREVINVRTEKVYSSVKASCKATNEKYCVAIGSTRRKTVTKNGNLFIYVDEWITLSEIDKKYFKAISEEKYTTQKRLSEQRKKEIYEEIFQKIM, from the coding sequence GTGTTTTTTATTTATGCTATTATATTTCCAAATAAAAAAAAGTATATTGGATTAACTACTGACTTTAAACAAAGAAAATACACACATATAAATAACGCCCATAAAGGTGTTAATAACCCTCTGTATAATGCCATTAGAGACTGGGGAATAAAAAATTTGAAATGGGAAATTTTAGAACAACTGGAAAGTCGTTCTGAAGCTTTTATAAAAGAACTTGATTATATAAAAACATTTGACACTACATCAATAACATATGGTTATAATACTAAAGGATTAAAAGATTTTGAAAGAACTAATAATAGAAAGATAAGAGAAGTCATCAATGTAAGAACAGAAAAGGTATACTCATCTGTAAAAGCATCCTGTAAAGCTACAAATGAAAAATATTGTGTAGCGATTGGATCAACACGACGAAAAACAGTAACAAAAAATGGAAATCTTTTCATTTATGTTGATGAATGGATAACCTTAAGTGAAATTGACAAGAAATATTTTAAAGCAATATCAGAAGAGAAATATACAACTCAAAAAAGATTAAGTGAACAGAGAAAAAAAGAAATATATGAAGAAATATTTCAAAAAATAATGTGA
- a CDS encoding site-specific integrase, protein MELELQIKQLEEELNKNRSNIVIYTLLEDKIRQLKEELKKLRRKKKRTANRDIKYLRYEEFQHLIKTIENNGDYFWMRDKLLFLIAFECGLRATEVGNLKKEDFFSDKREMFCRRLKGSRNNTVKLTQDTSILLESFMERYSNDSPYIFLSRKKIPITKFTLNKICKKYFKSASLPMEKAHFHTIKHTAGVHMAEEGLDIKEVQYILGHRNVDNTMIYFDFTTKQQESLYSKLGR, encoded by the coding sequence ATGGAATTGGAACTACAGATAAAACAGCTAGAAGAAGAGCTAAATAAGAATAGAAGTAATATCGTCATTTATACCCTTTTAGAAGATAAGATAAGACAACTGAAGGAAGAACTAAAAAAACTAAGACGAAAAAAGAAGCGAACAGCCAACAGAGACATTAAGTATCTTCGTTACGAGGAATTCCAACACCTTATAAAAACCATAGAAAATAACGGAGATTATTTTTGGATGAGAGATAAACTTCTATTTTTGATAGCCTTTGAGTGCGGCCTTCGTGCAACTGAAGTTGGAAATCTAAAAAAAGAGGATTTCTTTAGTGATAAAAGAGAGATGTTTTGCAGAAGGTTAAAGGGGAGCCGGAACAACACTGTGAAACTGACTCAGGATACCTCTATACTCTTAGAAAGTTTCATGGAGAGATATTCCAACGACTCCCCCTATATATTCTTAAGCAGAAAAAAAATTCCAATAACTAAATTCACTCTGAATAAGATATGTAAAAAATATTTCAAGTCAGCTTCCCTCCCCATGGAAAAGGCACATTTTCATACTATAAAACATACAGCAGGGGTTCATATGGCTGAAGAGGGACTGGATATAAAAGAGGTCCAGTATATACTTGGCCATAGAAATGTTGACAATACAATGATCTATTTTGACTTTACAACTAAGCAGCAGGAGTCCTTATATAGCAAGTTAGGAAGATAA
- a CDS encoding phospholipase yields MHLKIKIPISKLEVKDVEDHRIKVRKINVQGVERTFAYYTPANIRQNCPVIIACHGAYWNHEIMRRATGFDFEKLADEFGFIVAYPNSFSSYWFDGRISFSHPAKNLDLDEGEFLKRIVHYMATVYGSSRKDIFFNGFSNGGMLGFRLASEKQSMFRGMALCCSHLPYENFLNFQLESSSTPILLMNCRGDRVVPFDGGDLNSAGKSNGVVYSSYDTFLKISGISNMPLGKDLGEYLLYRDKKNILIEVKKGGHTIPHPKTSWPPILGEVANFNSTEIIWKYFKKIIEGEI; encoded by the coding sequence GTGCATTTAAAAATAAAAATACCTATTTCCAAACTCGAGGTAAAAGATGTTGAGGATCATAGAATAAAAGTGAGGAAGATAAATGTACAAGGTGTGGAGAGGACCTTTGCATATTATACACCAGCTAATATAAGACAAAATTGCCCTGTGATAATTGCTTGCCACGGTGCCTACTGGAATCACGAGATCATGAGAAGAGCCACTGGGTTTGATTTTGAAAAACTAGCTGATGAGTTTGGATTTATCGTAGCATATCCTAATTCATTTAGCTCATACTGGTTTGACGGTAGAATATCTTTTTCACATCCTGCAAAGAATTTAGATTTAGACGAGGGAGAATTTTTAAAGAGAATTGTTCACTATATGGCAACGGTCTACGGGTCTAGCAGAAAAGACATCTTTTTCAATGGATTTTCAAATGGCGGGATGCTAGGATTCCGACTGGCTTCAGAAAAACAATCTATGTTCAGAGGAATGGCTCTTTGCTGCTCCCATCTTCCCTATGAAAACTTTCTAAATTTTCAATTGGAAAGCTCATCTACCCCTATACTCCTAATGAATTGCCGGGGAGACAGGGTTGTTCCCTTTGACGGAGGGGATCTGAATTCTGCAGGGAAAAGTAACGGCGTAGTTTACTCTAGCTATGACACCTTCCTTAAGATATCAGGGATTTCAAATATGCCCCTGGGAAAAGATTTGGGAGAATACCTCCTCTATAGGGATAAGAAGAATATCCTTATAGAGGTAAAAAAAGGAGGGCACACCATCCCCCATCCCAAAACAAGCTGGCCTCCGATTTTAGGTGAGGTGGCGAATTTTAATTCTACAGAGATAATATGGAAATACTTTAAGAAAATTATAGAGGGAGAGATTTAG
- a CDS encoding restriction endonuclease — MNYKSLKLGDKIGNKDIASLFQCTNQGGIRKSNKTKTVVLIAKFTDCLYKHRKENNILYFTGMGKVGNQELKRQNKAIVEAKENNFHLHLFEMHEEKVYTYCGEVELADVPCIEEQPDDNGNIRDVLIFPLKNIEQVV; from the coding sequence ATGAATTATAAAAGTTTAAAATTAGGTGATAAGATAGGAAACAAGGATATAGCTTCACTTTTTCAGTGTACAAATCAGGGAGGTATAAGAAAAAGTAACAAAACTAAAACCGTGGTTCTTATAGCTAAATTTACAGACTGTCTATATAAGCACAGAAAAGAAAATAACATACTCTATTTCACAGGAATGGGGAAAGTTGGTAATCAGGAGCTTAAAAGACAGAATAAAGCCATTGTGGAAGCCAAGGAAAATAATTTTCATCTTCATTTATTTGAAATGCATGAGGAAAAGGTCTATACTTATTGCGGAGAGGTGGAGCTAGCTGATGTTCCTTGTATAGAGGAACAACCAGATGACAACGGAAACATCCGTGATGTTTTAATTTTTCCCTTAAAAAATATCGAGCAGGTGGTTTAG
- a CDS encoding Crp/Fnr family transcriptional regulator, which translates to MSEDKKTEILQMIDKISIFGGLNAEQAGKILDHSNYLEVAKDENVMLQGMSPKSIYVVLKGRVEVYEESNNKIYPMMFMGEGECFGEVEILGIFPNMASVKTVEDTEFIEIPKNQLHKFSHKDMKIFNILILNMAREACRRLARADKSLMEYMCK; encoded by the coding sequence ATGAGTGAAGATAAAAAAACAGAGATACTTCAGATGATTGACAAAATTTCAATTTTTGGTGGATTAAATGCTGAACAGGCAGGTAAAATACTTGACCATTCAAATTATCTAGAAGTGGCAAAAGATGAAAATGTAATGCTTCAGGGGATGTCTCCTAAAAGCATATATGTCGTGTTGAAGGGCAGAGTCGAAGTTTATGAAGAATCCAATAATAAAATTTACCCTATGATGTTTATGGGTGAGGGCGAATGTTTTGGTGAAGTTGAGATACTTGGTATTTTCCCTAATATGGCTTCTGTGAAAACTGTGGAAGATACTGAATTTATCGAAATACCAAAAAATCAACTGCACAAATTTTCTCACAAGGATATGAAAATATTTAATATCCTTATACTGAATATGGCGAGAGAGGCTTGCAGAAGGCTAGCTAGGGCCGACAAGTCTTTAATGGAATACATGTGTAAATAA
- a CDS encoding DUF554 domain-containing protein, producing the protein MIGTLVNTGTIVIGSIVGSMAKKNIEERYQERMLQGVGLVALSLGMTWIVKNLTASSYPLLFVASMVIGAFIGEWLDFDQKVNKLGEKYRKTGEKSLIEGLVTAVLLFCIGTLSILGPIESSLNNDNTLLFTNAILDGFTSMILASTFGIGIILSGAILFLWQGSIYLSAGLLGPYATPEIMGEISIIGGILILSTGMNILKITKIKTLNLLPALLIPVLYFIPIINETINKFAQILIIK; encoded by the coding sequence ATGATAGGAACTTTGGTAAATACAGGGACAATTGTAATAGGTAGTATAGTTGGTTCCATGGCGAAAAAAAATATAGAGGAACGTTATCAAGAGAGAATGCTCCAGGGAGTGGGTTTGGTGGCTTTATCTCTTGGAATGACGTGGATTGTCAAAAATCTAACTGCTAGCTCTTACCCTCTTCTTTTTGTCGCTAGCATGGTTATAGGGGCTTTTATAGGAGAGTGGCTGGACTTTGACCAAAAAGTAAATAAGCTAGGTGAGAAATATAGAAAAACAGGAGAGAAATCCTTGATAGAAGGACTGGTTACGGCAGTATTACTATTTTGCATTGGGACTCTTTCTATACTTGGACCTATAGAAAGTTCCCTTAACAATGATAATACCTTGCTTTTTACAAATGCAATTTTAGACGGCTTTACATCTATGATATTGGCTTCAACTTTTGGAATAGGTATAATTTTATCTGGAGCAATACTTTTTCTTTGGCAAGGAAGTATATATCTAAGTGCAGGTCTTTTGGGGCCATATGCGACTCCTGAAATAATGGGTGAAATATCTATCATCGGAGGGATTCTTATATTAAGCACAGGAATGAATATTTTAAAAATCACTAAAATAAAAACATTAAACCTTCTTCCAGCTCTTTTGATACCAGTATTATATTTTATTCCAATAATAAATGAGACTATTAATAAGTTTGCTCAGATATTGATTATAAAATAA
- a CDS encoding SemiSWEET transporter: MMEYVGFIAASLTTLSFLPQTIKIIKTRDTKSISLGMYMMFVLGVAFWLVYGLYTGDMPIILANFITLILSSVILVFKIKEVFLEK, encoded by the coding sequence ATGATGGAATATGTTGGATTTATAGCGGCATCACTTACAACTCTTTCCTTTTTACCCCAAACAATAAAGATAATAAAAACAAGAGATACAAAGAGCATATCCCTAGGAATGTATATGATGTTTGTTCTAGGAGTTGCCTTTTGGCTGGTTTATGGGCTCTATACAGGAGACATGCCCATAATATTAGCAAACTTTATAACCCTAATACTTTCCTCAGTGATTCTTGTCTTTAAAATAAAGGAAGTATTTTTGGAAAAATAG
- a CDS encoding [Fe-Fe] hydrogenase large subunit C-terminal domain-containing protein — MENRMMSNDKINDQFSSIENRTIDKSFYTFSRDSSKCISCYKCVKVCSDMQGISVFQIQEDGTVGIKEENMAATLCISCGQCIKVCPTGALKEKSNISLLKEQLNNPDKHVIAQLSPSFKHTIGEEFGISSGTDASPKIIAALKEIGFSKVFSTGFASDVNIVETSADLKKRLDENGPFPVFTSTCTGWINYAEKFCPEFLGLLSPCKSPQQILGSLSKSYYEESIDISRENIFSVALMPCIAKKDEANRFDMKDEYGNKDVDLVLTVKEVASLLKKRGIDLKNYDKTGTFDKPMKSDTGSSRIKAVSGGLAEAMLRNMAHMMGEDPFSIDLKKLRGLDGIKITSVELGGKKLNIAVVNGIKNVPVILDMIKDGITEFHLVEVMACPGGCVGGGGIPLSEEPDIIKKRTDKIYSYDLSSEVRCSWENPDVKTLYSEYLKEPLGEESQRLFHFHYKNRRTRRIF, encoded by the coding sequence TTGGAAAACAGGATGATGTCTAATGATAAAATTAATGATCAATTTAGCTCCATAGAAAACAGAACCATTGACAAATCTTTTTATACATTCTCAAGAGACTCTAGCAAATGCATCAGTTGCTATAAATGTGTAAAAGTCTGCAGTGATATGCAGGGAATTTCTGTCTTTCAAATTCAGGAAGATGGCACAGTGGGAATAAAAGAAGAAAATATGGCTGCTACTCTGTGCATCTCTTGTGGTCAGTGCATAAAGGTCTGTCCAACAGGGGCTTTAAAGGAAAAAAGCAATATAAGCCTTTTAAAAGAGCAGCTTAATAATCCAGATAAGCATGTAATAGCCCAGCTTTCCCCATCCTTTAAACACACCATCGGGGAAGAATTTGGGATCAGTTCTGGGACAGATGCCAGTCCTAAAATTATAGCGGCATTAAAAGAAATAGGATTTTCAAAGGTATTTTCCACAGGCTTTGCTTCTGATGTAAATATTGTAGAAACCAGTGCAGACTTAAAAAAACGTTTAGATGAAAATGGGCCCTTCCCTGTGTTCACATCTACATGCACCGGTTGGATAAATTATGCAGAAAAATTTTGTCCAGAATTTTTAGGGCTTTTATCTCCCTGTAAATCTCCACAACAGATTTTAGGTTCCCTTTCAAAGAGTTATTATGAAGAGTCAATAGATATCTCTAGAGAAAATATATTCTCAGTAGCCTTAATGCCGTGCATTGCAAAAAAAGATGAGGCTAATCGCTTTGATATGAAAGATGAATATGGTAATAAAGATGTAGACCTTGTACTTACAGTAAAAGAAGTGGCCTCTCTTTTAAAAAAGAGGGGTATCGATCTAAAAAATTATGATAAAACAGGAACCTTTGACAAACCTATGAAGTCTGATACTGGCTCTTCGAGAATAAAAGCTGTATCTGGAGGGCTTGCTGAAGCAATGCTCAGAAATATGGCTCATATGATGGGGGAAGATCCATTTTCAATTGATTTGAAAAAACTCAGGGGGTTGGATGGAATAAAAATAACTTCTGTCGAATTAGGAGGAAAGAAGCTAAATATTGCCGTGGTAAACGGAATAAAAAATGTACCAGTTATTCTAGATATGATAAAAGATGGAATAACAGAGTTTCACTTGGTTGAAGTCATGGCTTGTCCCGGTGGTTGCGTTGGTGGAGGAGGCATACCTCTATCCGAAGAACCTGACATAATAAAAAAGAGAACCGATAAAATTTATTCCTATGATCTTTCTAGCGAGGTCAGATGCTCGTGGGAAAATCCTGATGTAAAGACTTTATATTCAGAATATCTGAAAGAACCCCTAGGTGAAGAAAGTCAACGTCTATTTCATTTCCATTATAAGAATAGGAGAACAAGAAGAATCTTTTGA
- a CDS encoding cold-shock protein: MVNGTVKWFNQEKGFGFITSEDGTDVFVHFSQINKPGFKTLEEGEQVTFEITQGQKGPQASNVTAQ; this comes from the coding sequence ATGGTAAACGGAACAGTTAAATGGTTCAATCAAGAAAAAGGATTCGGATTCATCACTTCTGAGGATGGAACAGATGTATTCGTACACTTTTCTCAAATCAACAAACCTGGATTCAAAACTTTAGAAGAGGGTGAGCAAGTAACTTTTGAAATCACTCAAGGTCAAAAAGGACCACAAGCTTCTAACGTTACAGCTCAATAA
- a CDS encoding DMT family transporter yields MKDKTKAILFMIFSGFAFGLMGATVKLSGDIPVFEKVFFRNFVSLLVAFYMIKKSKVSIFGKIENQKFLMLRSIMGLLGVFANFYAINHLVLADSTMLNKLSPFFVTIFAFIFLKERLSKIQIPALIFAFSGALLIIKPQFSLEVLPALSGAFSGMCAGAAYTVIRYLKGKEEPATIIFYFSLVSVLGTIPFLLFNFQVPSQYQLIFLLGTGVFAALGQFMITLAYKYAPASEVSIYNYFSVISSGIIGFILWGELPDSKSISGAIIITLVAVISYVYIKKEESQVLKTSA; encoded by the coding sequence ATGAAGGATAAGACAAAGGCAATTTTATTTATGATATTTTCTGGATTTGCATTTGGTCTCATGGGGGCTACAGTGAAACTTTCTGGGGATATCCCAGTGTTTGAAAAAGTTTTTTTCAGAAATTTTGTAAGCTTGCTAGTGGCATTTTATATGATAAAAAAATCTAAAGTCAGTATCTTTGGAAAAATAGAAAATCAAAAGTTTTTAATGTTAAGGTCAATAATGGGACTTTTAGGAGTTTTTGCGAATTTTTATGCAATAAACCACCTTGTTTTAGCTGATTCTACCATGCTAAATAAGCTCTCCCCATTTTTTGTTACAATTTTTGCCTTTATATTTCTAAAAGAAAGACTTTCAAAGATTCAGATACCAGCATTGATCTTTGCATTTTCGGGAGCTCTTCTTATAATCAAACCTCAGTTTAGCTTAGAGGTCCTTCCTGCCCTTTCAGGTGCCTTTTCAGGAATGTGTGCAGGGGCCGCTTATACAGTAATAAGATACTTAAAAGGTAAAGAGGAGCCGGCAACGATTATATTCTACTTCTCACTTGTTTCGGTACTTGGGACTATACCATTTTTACTTTTCAATTTCCAAGTTCCTTCACAATATCAGTTGATTTTTCTTTTGGGAACAGGTGTATTTGCTGCCTTAGGACAATTTATGATAACTTTGGCATACAAATATGCCCCCGCATCCGAGGTATCAATCTATAATTATTTTAGTGTGATCTCCTCTGGAATTATTGGATTTATTTTATGGGGTGAGCTACCTGATTCAAAGAGTATCTCAGGTGCGATAATTATTACCCTAGTGGCAGTTATATCCTATGTTTACATAAAAAAAGAGGAGAGCCAAGTCCTGAAAACCTCTGCGTAG
- a CDS encoding Rrf2 family transcriptional regulator produces MIGTNRGHYGLVALIYMAGNIEKKVSVKEVAEKENISKRYLEQIFSALKKGGILISVKGSQGGYLLSKNPKEIRVGDVLRTLEDIESAVPKNYRIEDISYTIQKEVWDSIEKSINQIIDNTSIEDLKNKHNENSANIYYI; encoded by the coding sequence ATGATCGGAACAAATAGAGGACATTACGGCCTGGTAGCTTTGATCTACATGGCAGGAAACATAGAAAAAAAAGTAAGTGTAAAAGAGGTGGCTGAAAAAGAAAATATATCCAAAAGATATTTAGAGCAGATTTTTTCGGCACTGAAAAAAGGTGGAATACTGATAAGCGTAAAGGGATCACAGGGAGGCTACCTACTTTCTAAAAACCCAAAAGAGATAAGAGTGGGCGATGTACTTAGAACCCTAGAAGACATTGAGAGCGCCGTTCCTAAAAATTATAGAATAGAGGACATAAGCTATACTATACAAAAAGAGGTCTGGGATAGCATTGAAAAGAGCATAAATCAAATAATAGACAACACCAGTATAGAGGACCTTAAGAACAAACACAATGAAAACAGTGCAAATATTTATTATATTTAA